In Nocardioides sp., the following proteins share a genomic window:
- a CDS encoding type II toxin-antitoxin system PemK/MazF family toxin, with the protein MRRGDIVTVAGGVYANKPRPALVIQDDRFNATDALTVCPFTTTVVDAPLLRVPVAANESNGLGQVSYLMVDKVTTVRRTNAHAVLGSLESSALVEFERRLLVFFGFGG; encoded by the coding sequence GTGAGGCGCGGTGACATCGTCACCGTGGCGGGTGGCGTCTACGCCAACAAACCCAGACCGGCCCTCGTGATTCAGGACGACCGGTTCAACGCCACCGATGCACTCACCGTCTGTCCATTCACCACCACCGTCGTCGACGCGCCGCTCCTTCGGGTCCCGGTCGCTGCAAACGAGTCGAACGGCTTGGGCCAGGTCTCCTACCTCATGGTGGATAAGGTCACCACCGTGCGGCGGACCAACGCACACGCAGTTCTCGGCAGCTTGGAGTCCTCGGCTCTAGTCGAGTTCGAGCGTCGACTGCTCGTCTTCTTCGGATTCGGAGGCTGA
- the carB gene encoding carbamoyl-phosphate synthase large subunit codes for MPKRTDIQSVLVIGSGPIVIGQACEFDYSGTQACRVLREEGLRVILVNSNPATIMTDPEFADATYIEPITPEFVEKVIAKERPDALLATLGGQTALNAAMALAKNGVLDKYGVELIGASIEAIDRGENRESFKRIVEDLGGEVAKSIICNGAGEPEGTPKAALEKVAFERTLAAAEELGYPVVVRPSFTMGGSGSGLAYDEADLRIIAGAGLAASPTTEVLLEESILGWKEYELEVMRDKADNVVIICSIENLDPMGVHTGDSITVAPAMTLTNREFQHLRDLSLGIIRAVGVDTGGCNIQFAVNPDDGRVVVIEMNPRVSRSSALASKATGFPIAKIAAKVAIGYTLDEIPNDITAETPASFEPTLDYVVVKVPRFAFEKFPGADPTLTTHMKSVGEAMAIGRNFTEALQKALRSLESKHAPFDWSHRHIDLDKAALLDEIKTPFDGRLRVVMDAIRAEATPEEIHEATGIDPWFVDQLCLINEVAQDLINAAELTPALLRHAKRHGFSDAQIGKMRDLPEAVVRGVRHALGIRPVFKTVDTCAAEFAARTPYHYSSYDEETEVTAREREAVIILGSGPNRIGQGIEFDYSCVHASLALSAAKGSSANGGQGYDTIMVNCNPETVSTDYDTSDRLYFEPLTLEDVLEVVHAEKLAGPIAGVICQLGGQTPLGLARGLEDAGVPIVGTSPHAIDLAEERGAFGRVLAEAGLNAPKHGMASSYEEARVIAAEIGYPVLVRPSYVLGGRGMEIVYDDDALSSYIQRATEVSPEHPVLVDRFVDDAVEIDVDALFDGEELYLAGVMEHIEEAGIHSGDSACALPPITLGAAEIARIREATEAIARGVGVRGLLNIQFALGSDVLYVLEANPRASRTVPFVSKATAIPLAKAAARVMLGESIKALRAEGLLAAEGDGGTLPADAPIAVKEAVMPFNRFRTPDGKTVDTVLGPEMRSTGEVMGFDAIFGTAFAKSQTASYGSLPTSGRVFVSMANRDKRTMIFPIKRLHDLGFEVLATLGTAEVLRRNGIPAREVRKHYEGLGPSGEPTTIELIRDGEVDLVVNTPHGSAPRGGSGGSPRADGYEIRTASIQANIPCITTVQGLAAAVQGIEAAISGDIGVRSLQDWASQ; via the coding sequence ATGCCCAAGCGCACCGACATCCAAAGCGTCCTCGTGATCGGCTCCGGCCCGATCGTGATCGGCCAGGCCTGCGAGTTCGACTACAGCGGCACCCAGGCCTGCCGAGTGCTGCGTGAAGAGGGCCTGCGCGTCATCCTGGTCAACTCCAACCCGGCGACGATCATGACCGATCCCGAGTTCGCCGACGCGACCTACATCGAGCCGATCACGCCAGAGTTCGTGGAGAAGGTGATCGCCAAGGAGCGCCCGGACGCGCTGCTCGCCACATTGGGCGGCCAGACCGCGCTCAACGCGGCGATGGCGCTGGCGAAGAACGGCGTCCTGGACAAGTACGGCGTCGAGTTGATCGGCGCGTCCATCGAAGCGATCGACCGCGGCGAGAACCGAGAGTCCTTCAAGCGCATCGTCGAGGACCTCGGGGGCGAGGTCGCCAAGTCGATCATCTGCAACGGCGCGGGCGAGCCTGAAGGCACGCCCAAGGCGGCGCTGGAGAAGGTCGCGTTCGAGCGCACGCTCGCCGCCGCAGAAGAGCTCGGTTACCCCGTGGTCGTACGCCCCTCCTTCACGATGGGTGGCTCGGGTTCCGGGTTGGCGTACGACGAAGCCGATCTGCGCATCATCGCCGGAGCGGGACTCGCCGCGTCGCCGACTACCGAGGTGCTCCTGGAGGAGTCGATCCTCGGGTGGAAGGAGTACGAACTCGAGGTGATGCGCGACAAGGCCGACAACGTCGTCATCATCTGTTCGATCGAAAATCTCGACCCGATGGGCGTCCACACCGGCGACTCGATCACCGTCGCACCCGCGATGACGCTGACCAACCGTGAGTTCCAGCACCTGCGTGACCTGTCGCTGGGCATCATCCGCGCCGTGGGTGTCGACACCGGTGGGTGCAACATCCAGTTCGCGGTCAACCCCGATGACGGCCGGGTCGTCGTGATCGAGATGAACCCGCGGGTCTCGCGTTCGTCCGCGCTGGCCTCCAAGGCGACCGGTTTCCCGATCGCCAAGATCGCGGCCAAGGTGGCGATCGGCTACACCCTGGACGAGATCCCCAACGACATCACCGCAGAGACTCCGGCGTCTTTCGAGCCCACGCTCGACTATGTCGTGGTGAAGGTGCCGCGATTCGCCTTCGAGAAGTTCCCCGGCGCCGACCCGACCCTGACTACGCACATGAAGAGCGTTGGCGAGGCGATGGCGATCGGTCGCAACTTCACCGAGGCGTTGCAGAAGGCGTTGCGGTCGCTGGAGAGCAAGCACGCCCCCTTCGACTGGTCGCACCGTCACATCGACCTCGACAAGGCGGCGCTGCTCGACGAGATCAAGACTCCGTTCGACGGCCGCTTGCGGGTCGTGATGGACGCGATTCGAGCCGAGGCGACACCTGAGGAGATCCACGAGGCGACCGGCATCGATCCGTGGTTCGTCGACCAGCTCTGTCTGATCAACGAGGTGGCGCAGGACCTGATCAACGCCGCGGAACTCACTCCTGCGTTGTTGCGTCACGCCAAGCGACACGGCTTCTCCGACGCCCAGATCGGCAAGATGCGTGATCTGCCCGAGGCGGTCGTACGCGGGGTGCGCCACGCACTGGGCATCCGGCCGGTCTTCAAGACGGTCGATACTTGCGCGGCCGAGTTTGCCGCTCGTACGCCCTATCACTACTCCTCCTACGACGAGGAGACCGAGGTCACTGCGCGCGAGCGCGAGGCCGTGATCATCCTCGGTTCCGGTCCGAACCGGATCGGGCAGGGCATCGAGTTCGACTATTCGTGCGTACACGCCTCGCTGGCGCTCTCGGCGGCCAAAGGCTCGTCGGCCAACGGTGGTCAGGGCTACGACACGATCATGGTCAACTGCAACCCCGAGACCGTCTCCACCGACTACGACACCTCCGACCGGCTCTACTTCGAACCACTGACGTTGGAAGATGTGCTGGAGGTCGTGCATGCGGAGAAGCTCGCCGGGCCGATCGCGGGTGTGATCTGCCAGCTCGGCGGCCAGACGCCGCTGGGTCTGGCGCGCGGACTTGAGGATGCAGGCGTCCCGATCGTCGGCACCTCGCCGCACGCGATCGACCTGGCCGAGGAACGCGGTGCGTTCGGGCGAGTCCTGGCCGAGGCCGGTTTGAACGCTCCCAAGCACGGGATGGCGTCGTCGTACGAAGAGGCGCGCGTGATCGCGGCTGAAATCGGCTATCCGGTGCTGGTGCGGCCGTCGTACGTTCTCGGCGGACGCGGCATGGAGATCGTGTACGACGACGACGCGCTGTCCTCCTACATCCAGCGCGCGACCGAGGTGAGTCCCGAGCACCCGGTGCTGGTCGACAGGTTCGTCGACGACGCGGTCGAGATCGATGTGGACGCGCTCTTCGACGGCGAGGAGCTCTATCTCGCAGGCGTGATGGAGCACATCGAGGAGGCCGGCATCCACTCCGGCGACTCGGCCTGCGCGCTGCCGCCCATCACGCTGGGCGCTGCCGAGATCGCGCGCATCCGCGAGGCGACCGAAGCGATCGCACGAGGAGTGGGCGTACGCGGACTGCTCAACATCCAGTTCGCCCTCGGCTCCGACGTGCTCTATGTGCTGGAGGCCAATCCGCGTGCGTCGCGCACCGTGCCGTTCGTGTCCAAGGCAACGGCCATCCCGCTCGCCAAGGCGGCCGCGCGGGTGATGCTCGGCGAGTCGATCAAGGCGTTGCGAGCCGAAGGGCTCCTGGCTGCCGAGGGCGACGGCGGCACCCTGCCCGCGGATGCGCCGATCGCGGTCAAGGAAGCCGTCATGCCGTTCAACCGGTTCCGTACTCCCGACGGCAAGACGGTCGACACGGTGCTCGGACCGGAGATGCGTTCGACCGGCGAGGTGATGGGCTTCGACGCGATCTTCGGCACTGCCTTCGCCAAGTCGCAGACGGCGTCGTACGGCTCCCTGCCCACCTCGGGTCGGGTCTTCGTGTCGATGGCCAACCGCGACAAGCGCACCATGATCTTCCCGATCAAGCGATTGCACGACCTCGGTTTCGAGGTGCTCGCGACCTTGGGTACGGCCGAGGTGCTGCGCCGCAACGGCATTCCCGCTCGTGAAGTGCGCAAGCACTACGAAGGCCTCGGCCCGTCGGGGGAGCCGACCACGATCGAGTTGATCCGTGACGGTGAGGTCGACCTGGTGGTCAACACCCCACACGGCTCTGCGCCGCGGGGTGGTTCTGGTGGCTCGCCGCGCGCGGACGGCTACGAGATCCGTACGGCCTCCATCCAGGCCAACATCCCCTGCATCACCACCGTCCAGGGCTTGGCCGCGGCCGTACAAGGCATCGAAGCCGCGATCTCCGGCGACATCGGCGTACGTTCCCTCCAAGACTGGGCGAGCCAGTGA
- a CDS encoding type II toxin-antitoxin system prevent-host-death family antitoxin, whose translation MSYTDSRARYAEVLDSVVNDREEVVITRAGHDPVVIVSLADFESLRETAYLMRSPANARRLLDAMERLESGAGDVHDLVDAE comes from the coding sequence ATGAGTTACACCGATTCCAGGGCTCGTTACGCCGAGGTCCTGGACTCGGTGGTCAACGACCGCGAGGAAGTCGTGATCACACGCGCTGGTCACGACCCTGTCGTCATCGTCTCGTTGGCCGACTTCGAGTCCCTAAGAGAGACCGCCTACCTCATGCGTTCACCTGCGAACGCACGACGACTCCTCGACGCGATGGAACGCCTGGAGAGCGGGGCTGGGGACGTCCACGACCTCGTCGACGCTGAATGA
- a CDS encoding Txe/YoeB family addiction module toxin gives MRLVWDPNAWEDYLWWQTQDPKTRKRINSLIQDIVRNGNEGIGKPEPLKHDFAGYWSRRITDEHRLVYKATGDEVRIAACRYRYGK, from the coding sequence ATGCGGTTGGTGTGGGACCCCAATGCCTGGGAGGACTACCTGTGGTGGCAAACCCAGGACCCCAAGACGCGCAAGCGCATCAACTCGCTCATCCAGGACATTGTGCGCAACGGCAATGAGGGGATCGGCAAACCTGAACCTCTCAAGCACGACTTCGCCGGCTACTGGTCCCGGCGAATCACCGACGAGCACCGATTGGTCTACAAGGCGACGGGCGACGAGGTGCGTATCGCCGCCTGCCGCTACCGCTACGGGAAGTAA
- a CDS encoding quinone-dependent dihydroorotate dehydrogenase gives MTAYDRVFDRVFTPLDPERAHHLGFAAIRRAAPVLSRLPQPGAPVEAMGIVFPNRLGLAAGFDKNAVGIDALSGLGFGHVEIGTVTALPQQGNEKPRLFRLPADRAIVNRMGFNNDGAEAVARRLATRALRVHDPSTRVHDPAAVLGINIGKSKVVPEDDQAAVEADYEKSTGLLAPFADYLVVNVSSPNTPGLRSLQAVDRLGPLLASVRKRADQVTPSRVPLLVKIAPDLADEDVIEVAQLATDTHLDGIIATNTTISRDGLLTPEDEVARLGAGGLSGAPVRDRALAVLELLRQHVPEDLTLIGVGGISTPEDARVRLDAGATLVQAYSGFVYGGPLWARRIAGALR, from the coding sequence ATGACCGCGTACGACCGCGTCTTCGACAGGGTCTTCACCCCGCTCGACCCTGAGCGTGCTCACCACCTGGGCTTCGCGGCTATCCGTCGGGCCGCGCCAGTGCTGAGCCGACTCCCACAGCCGGGGGCTCCGGTCGAGGCGATGGGGATCGTATTTCCGAATCGCCTCGGTCTGGCCGCCGGCTTCGACAAGAACGCTGTCGGCATCGACGCCCTGTCCGGCTTGGGCTTCGGCCATGTCGAGATCGGCACCGTCACCGCACTGCCGCAGCAGGGCAACGAGAAGCCACGTCTCTTCCGGCTTCCGGCTGATCGCGCGATCGTCAACCGGATGGGGTTCAACAACGACGGCGCGGAGGCTGTGGCGCGCCGCCTCGCCACCCGGGCGCTGCGAGTTCATGACCCCTCGACGAGAGTTCATGACCCCGCGGCGGTGCTGGGGATCAATATCGGCAAGTCCAAGGTCGTACCCGAGGACGACCAGGCAGCCGTCGAGGCGGACTACGAGAAGAGCACGGGTCTGCTGGCGCCCTTCGCCGACTATCTCGTGGTCAACGTGTCCAGCCCCAATACGCCCGGTTTGCGCTCGCTCCAGGCAGTGGACCGGCTCGGGCCGCTGCTGGCGAGCGTACGAAAGCGGGCCGACCAGGTGACGCCGAGCCGCGTCCCGCTGTTGGTCAAGATCGCTCCCGACCTCGCCGATGAAGACGTCATCGAGGTGGCCCAACTCGCCACCGACACTCACCTCGACGGCATCATCGCGACCAACACCACGATCAGCCGTGACGGACTGCTCACCCCCGAGGACGAGGTTGCCAGGCTCGGTGCCGGCGGCCTGTCAGGTGCACCCGTGCGTGACCGGGCACTGGCCGTGCTCGAACTTCTCAGACAACACGTTCCCGAAGATCTGACCCTGATCGGCGTCGGCGGCATCAGCACGCCCGAGGATGCTCGAGTCCGTCTCGATGCGGGGGCCACGCTGGTGCAGGCGTACTCCGGGTTCGTCTACGGCGGTCCCCTCTGGGCGCGCCGCATCGCGGGTGCCCTGAGGTGA
- a CDS encoding antitoxin MazE family protein → MNAYRARMRAQGLRPVQIWVPDVRSPEFAAEAHRQAALVADASRTSDDMDFVEAISEDWAE, encoded by the coding sequence GTGAATGCCTACCGGGCGCGGATGCGTGCGCAGGGCCTGCGCCCCGTGCAGATCTGGGTGCCCGACGTGCGCTCGCCGGAGTTTGCCGCCGAAGCCCACCGTCAGGCCGCATTGGTGGCAGACGCCTCACGCACCTCGGATGACATGGACTTCGTAGAGGCAATCTCCGAGGACTGGGCCGAGTGA
- a CDS encoding GNAT family N-acetyltransferase, producing MVITSAHEQRTEPNRTSGDDASRRPRGPRRAAAGRRPRISEGLPQDEFPFPREAVGQRWLQEIDSHDIECLVIEQSSAVVGFAAIRAEEFMHFGIARELWGTGAAQAAHDAILDQMRAKHVRGAWLRVFAANERGRRFYERLGWAPTGERSNSTFPPYPELLRYEIDLAGGERPNLATH from the coding sequence GTGGTCATAACCTCTGCGCATGAACAACGCACGGAACCTAATCGCACTTCGGGTGATGACGCCAGCCGACGTCCTCGAGGTCCTCGCCGTGCAGCAGCCGGGCGCCGCCCTCGGATTAGCGAAGGTCTTCCCCAGGACGAATTTCCCTTTCCACGAGAGGCCGTGGGACAGAGATGGCTTCAAGAGATCGACTCGCACGACATTGAGTGCCTCGTGATCGAACAGAGTTCGGCTGTGGTCGGGTTCGCCGCCATACGCGCAGAGGAGTTCATGCACTTCGGCATCGCGCGCGAACTCTGGGGCACGGGAGCCGCGCAGGCTGCCCATGACGCCATCCTTGACCAGATGCGGGCCAAGCACGTGCGAGGTGCTTGGTTACGAGTCTTCGCCGCGAACGAACGCGGTCGAAGGTTCTATGAGCGTCTGGGTTGGGCGCCCACTGGCGAGCGAAGCAACAGCACCTTTCCTCCTTACCCAGAGCTCCTGCGCTACGAGATAGACCTCGCGGGTGGAGAGCGGCCCAATCTAGCGACGCACTGA